TCGCAGGAAGGCGCGGCGTTGCGGTGAGGGCGTCGCCATGGGGGCCTCCTCCAGGCGGGGGGATTCGGAGACAACGCGGTTCCTGCTCCCGGCCGGGACCGCGAAACTCGGCGCCGCGAGCCGAATGTGGCCCACCATGGCACGTTTGACCAGCGGTTTTGTCATCGGATTGACAGTCCGTCCAAGAGGGTGGCCGCTCCATAACGGCCGGTTGCGCACCCACGGCCAAACACCGGACGCCCCCGCGCCCCCTGGACAAACGCGTAACACGATGGTTACGTATTCTCATGGACGTCTTCACCGCGGTGGCCGATCCCGTGCGGCGGCGCATCGTGCTGCTGCTCGGCGACGGGCCGCGGACCGCGGGCGCGCTGGCCGCGGCGTTCCCGGAGATCAGCCGCCCCGCGGTGAGCCGCCACCTGCGCGTCCTGCGCGAGGCGGGCCTGATCACGGTCGAGCTCGTCGGCCGCGAGCGCCACTACCGCGCCGAGCACGGGCCGCTGCGCGAGCTCGACGCGTGGCTGGACGCCGTACGCGGGCGGGGCTGGGAGCGGCGGCTCGACGCGCTGGAGACCGAGGTCCACCGGGCGCGGCGCGACCGCCGCGCCCGGCCGCCGGCGGGCGAAGGGCCCGCGGAGTCGAGGAGCACAGGATGAGACCCACGCCCACCGGACGCCTCGTCGCCGCGGCGGCCGGCACCGACCTGGAGATGGTCCGCACGTTCAAGGCGCCGATCGAGGACGTCTGGGCGAGCATCACCGAGCCCGACCGGACGGCCCGCTGGTTCGCGCACTGGCGCGGCGACGGCCGTCCGGGCGCGACCGTCCGGATCGCGCTCGTCCACGAGGAGGGGAGCCCCGAGAGCGACCTGACGATCATCGCGTGCGAACCGCCGCACCGGCTGGAGGTCGAAACGGTCGACGAGTACGGCCGCTGGCACCTGGAGGCCCGCCTCGCCGAGGCCGGCGGGGTGACGACGCTGACGTTCC
The nucleotide sequence above comes from Actinomadura algeriensis. Encoded proteins:
- a CDS encoding SRPBCC family protein is translated as MRPTPTGRLVAAAAGTDLEMVRTFKAPIEDVWASITEPDRTARWFAHWRGDGRPGATVRIALVHEEGSPESDLTIIACEPPHRLEVETVDEYGRWHLEARLAEAGGVTTLTFLHHLDPDTEVATTGPGWEYYLDFLAASVAGEPAPSFDDYYPAHRAYYEGLTTA
- a CDS encoding ArsR/SmtB family transcription factor gives rise to the protein MDVFTAVADPVRRRIVLLLGDGPRTAGALAAAFPEISRPAVSRHLRVLREAGLITVELVGRERHYRAEHGPLRELDAWLDAVRGRGWERRLDALETEVHRARRDRRARPPAGEGPAESRSTG